The Mytilus galloprovincialis chromosome 7, xbMytGall1.hap1.1, whole genome shotgun sequence genome has a window encoding:
- the LOC143083685 gene encoding DNA-directed RNA polymerase II subunit RPB4-like — MATPSGHTQPLPNEQEEEDASELLFPKEFENAETLLISEVQMLLDHRKQQNESAEEEQELSEVFMKTLNYTSRFSKFKNRETITAVRSLLMQKKLHKFELAALANLCPDNAEEAKSLIPSLEGRFEDEELQHILEDIQTKRSFQY, encoded by the exons atggcGACTCCCAGTGGACACACACAACCTCTTCCAAACGAACAAGAAGAAGAAGACGCGTCTGAATTACTCTTTCCTAAAG AGTTTGAGAATGCAGAAACTTTACTGATATCAGAAGTGCAGATGTTACTTGACCATAG GAAACAACAGAATGAAAGTGCAGAAGAAGAACAGGAATTATCAGAAGTGTTTATGAAGACATTGAATTACACTAGCCGATTCTCGAAGTTTAAAAATAGAGAGACTATCACTGCAGTAAGAAG TCTGTTGATGCAGAAGAAGTTACACAAGTTTGAGTTGGCAGCTCTGGCAAACTTGTGTCCTGATAATGCTGAAGAAGCCAAGTCTCTCATACCAAG TTTGGAGGGTAGGTTTGAAGATGAAGAACTACAACACATACTAGAAGATATTCAGACTAAAAGGAGCTTTCAAtattaa